A genomic window from Halodesulfovibrio sp. includes:
- a CDS encoding methyltransferase dimerization domain-containing protein, producing the protein MSTAKPNLDFAPIRTMLVESISSKVLMSAVDLAVFDHLEKPSTATALAEKLDAVPELLESILDLLVAINLLNKVDGTYQNSPMASEFLVSKAPFYQGDHMRLTMSFNDIIENSITNLVTGKKAAHTDAAKKWSVAKAMEGCAQNAKGCGLASTIEFITSLPDFKNFKTMCDIGGNHGLYSMAVLDQNKNMNAMLFDLPPVAAQAQKRCNEAGYADRLTTYGIDFKKDRLPAEQFDLVFTSHVLYAFKNMLPETLGKISDGLHSGGWFVSHHYTGREEQGQEKMKASLEVLTRLSGHPSHFIEKDELVGLLESLNFTDIRCQPVANDGTGLMVAARKQ; encoded by the coding sequence ATGTCTACTGCAAAACCAAACTTAGACTTTGCACCTATTCGCACCATGCTGGTGGAATCAATTTCGTCAAAAGTGCTGATGAGCGCAGTCGATCTCGCCGTTTTCGATCACTTAGAAAAGCCTTCAACAGCAACAGCTCTTGCGGAAAAATTAGATGCTGTACCAGAGCTGCTGGAAAGCATTCTCGATCTTCTTGTAGCCATCAACCTTCTTAATAAAGTTGACGGAACCTACCAGAATTCACCTATGGCTTCAGAGTTTTTGGTCAGCAAAGCGCCTTTCTATCAAGGCGATCACATGCGACTGACAATGAGTTTTAACGACATTATCGAAAACTCCATTACAAATTTAGTCACTGGGAAAAAAGCGGCTCATACAGATGCTGCAAAGAAGTGGTCTGTTGCTAAAGCTATGGAAGGGTGCGCCCAAAACGCAAAAGGGTGCGGTTTAGCCTCCACAATTGAGTTTATTACCTCTCTGCCTGATTTCAAAAACTTCAAAACAATGTGCGACATCGGCGGCAACCACGGTCTGTATTCTATGGCTGTCCTCGATCAAAACAAAAACATGAACGCCATGCTCTTCGATCTTCCACCAGTGGCAGCGCAAGCGCAGAAACGCTGCAATGAAGCTGGATATGCAGACCGCCTGACAACATATGGTATTGATTTTAAAAAAGACCGCCTTCCAGCAGAACAATTTGATCTCGTTTTCACATCGCACGTTCTCTATGCGTTCAAAAACATGCTCCCTGAGACACTGGGAAAAATTTCAGACGGCTTACATTCCGGCGGCTGGTTCGTGTCACACCATTACACAGGGCGCGAAGAACAAGGGCAGGAAAAAATGAAAGCCTCTCTCGAAGTGCTGACGCGCCTGAGCGGTCACCCTTCACACTTCATTGAAAAAGATGAGTTGGTGGGTTTGCTTGAATCTCTCAATTTTACAGACATCCGCTGCCAGCCTGTCGCAAACGACGGAACAGGACTTATGGTTGCCGCCCGCAAACAATAA
- a CDS encoding DVU_2496 family lipoprotein, which yields MKNNTIAAIATSVLFLFVTILALPHYGMCSEVYTVGEVSYDQALADGKPIMKLGPIPAGNVPPIFPKSFLEPDGSYGGGIVYQSVENAKDGLAMLLKNGTLPAGLEWHIYQLDAEWENDVYELKKGDYRLKKPCPVEKRIQ from the coding sequence GTGAAAAACAATACAATTGCTGCTATAGCCACAAGTGTTCTCTTTCTTTTCGTTACTATTTTAGCACTTCCTCACTACGGCATGTGTTCAGAAGTATATACCGTCGGTGAAGTAAGTTACGATCAGGCGCTGGCTGATGGAAAGCCGATTATGAAGCTCGGTCCTATTCCAGCCGGAAATGTTCCTCCTATCTTTCCGAAATCTTTTTTAGAACCGGATGGAAGTTACGGGGGCGGTATTGTCTATCAGAGCGTAGAAAATGCAAAAGACGGGTTAGCCATGTTGCTTAAAAACGGTACTCTTCCGGCAGGGCTTGAGTGGCACATATATCAATTGGACGCAGAGTGGGAAAACGACGTGTACGAATTGAAAAAAGGTGATTACCGGCTGAAGAAGCCGTGTCCGGTAGAAAAACGTATTCAATAA
- the cysC gene encoding adenylyl-sulfate kinase — protein sequence MSGLSEVYVHDRPTQQACNQFCNAFPETHVDYSATVFWMTGLSGAGKTTLAHAAARNLASAGHAVQVFDGDELRQTISQDLGFSHADRAEHIYRVARLVENTAKRGIISICSLITPTEAHREIVQTILPQANVVYVACSLQLCEQRDVKGLYATVRSGKITDYTGVSAPFEIPRSPDCTLETVFESVETSCARLEKYILSRAIL from the coding sequence ATGAGCGGGTTGTCTGAGGTATATGTACATGATCGTCCGACGCAGCAAGCGTGTAATCAGTTTTGTAATGCTTTTCCTGAAACGCATGTTGATTACAGTGCAACAGTGTTTTGGATGACAGGACTTTCTGGTGCAGGAAAAACAACATTAGCGCATGCCGCAGCGCGTAACTTGGCATCTGCGGGGCACGCTGTTCAAGTGTTTGATGGGGATGAACTCAGACAAACTATTTCGCAAGATTTAGGTTTTTCACATGCAGATCGTGCAGAGCATATTTACAGGGTAGCGCGACTAGTAGAGAATACAGCGAAGAGAGGTATTATTTCTATCTGTTCGCTGATTACGCCTACAGAGGCGCATCGTGAGATAGTGCAGACTATATTGCCGCAGGCGAACGTAGTCTATGTTGCTTGTTCATTACAGCTCTGCGAACAAAGAGATGTCAAAGGACTGTACGCAACGGTTCGCTCTGGAAAAATTACTGACTATACCGGTGTATCTGCTCCGTTTGAAATACCCCGTTCACCGGATTGTACACTAGAAACAGTCTTTGAATCAGTCGAAACAAGCTGTGCTCGTTTAGAAAAATACATTCTTTCCCGCGCAATACTGTAG